The following are encoded together in the Arthrobacter sp. Y-9 genome:
- a CDS encoding pyruvate carboxylase encodes MFSKILVANRGEIAIRAFRAGYELGAKTVAVFPHEDRNSIHRQKADEAYLIGEEGHPVRAYLDVEEIVRVAKEAGADAIYPGYGFLSENPGLASAAAEAGITFVGPPADVLELAGNKVAALAAARKAGVPVLKSSEPSRDIEELLSAAQEIGFPIFAKAVAGGGGRGMRRVEKPEDLREALEAAMREADAAFGDPTMFLEQAVLRPRHIEVQILADAEGNVMHLFERDCSLQRRHQKVIEIAPAPDLDDSIRQALYRDAVAFAKALGYVNAGTVEFLVDTAGERAGQHVFIEMNPRIQVEHTVTEEVTDVDLVQAQMRIAAGATLADLGLSQETVSLKGAALQCRITTEDPANGFRPDVGKITGYRSAGGAGVRLDGGTVYSGAEISPHFDSMLVKLTCRGRDYPAAVARARRALAEFRIRGVSTNIPFLQAVLDDPDFVAGKVATSFIEERPELLKARTSADRGTKLLTWLAETTVNKPHGEPRVSTGPEVKLPEIPEGEAPAGSRQRLLELGPEGFAKALREQSAVAVTDTTFRDAHQSLLATRVRTRDLVAAGPAVSRLLPGLFSVEAWGGATYDVALRFLGEDPWQRLAALREAIPNVCLQMLLRGRNTVGYTPYPEEVTRAFVQEAAATGIDIFRIFDALNDVDQMEPAIRAVRETGTAVAEVALCYTGDLLNPDEDLYTLDYYLELAQRIVDAGAHILAIKDMAGLLRPAAAAVLVKALRERFDLPVHLHTHDTAGGQLATLLSAVDAGVDAVDVASAALAGTTSQPAMSALVAALAHTPRETALELSSVDALEPYWEAVRRVYAPFESGLAAPTGRVYQHEIPGGQLSNLRQQAMALGLGERFEAIEDMYTAADRILGRLVKVTPSSKVVGDLALHLVGLGADPEEFRENPQNFDIPDSVIGFLNGELGNPPGGWPEPFRSKALQGRAVKPRDVELNAEDSEALQGDSETRRATLNRLLFAGPTKDYLRSQESYGNLSVLATRDYLYGLQRGEEHVIELERGVRLIASLEAISEPDEKGMRTVLCKLNGQSRPVVVRDHSVTSNVKAAEKADPAVAGQVAAPFAGAVSLKVAVGDTIEAGDAVATIEAMKMEASITSPVAGTVQRLAISAVEQVQGGDLLLVIG; translated from the coding sequence ATGTTTTCCAAGATACTGGTGGCCAACCGCGGCGAAATCGCGATCAGGGCCTTCCGCGCCGGCTATGAGCTGGGCGCCAAGACAGTGGCGGTCTTCCCTCATGAGGACAGGAACTCCATCCATCGCCAGAAGGCAGACGAGGCGTACCTGATCGGCGAAGAGGGGCACCCGGTCCGGGCCTACCTCGATGTGGAGGAGATCGTCCGGGTCGCGAAGGAGGCCGGTGCGGATGCGATCTATCCCGGATACGGCTTCCTCTCCGAGAACCCCGGGCTGGCAAGCGCGGCCGCGGAGGCCGGGATCACCTTCGTCGGCCCGCCGGCGGACGTCCTGGAGCTGGCCGGCAACAAGGTCGCTGCTCTCGCCGCGGCCCGCAAGGCCGGGGTCCCCGTCCTGAAGTCCTCGGAACCGTCCCGGGACATCGAGGAGCTCCTGTCGGCCGCACAGGAGATCGGATTCCCGATCTTCGCCAAGGCCGTCGCCGGCGGCGGTGGCCGCGGCATGCGCCGCGTCGAGAAGCCGGAGGACCTGCGGGAGGCGCTCGAAGCCGCCATGCGTGAGGCGGATGCCGCGTTCGGTGACCCGACCATGTTCCTGGAGCAGGCCGTGCTGCGGCCCCGGCACATCGAGGTGCAGATCCTGGCCGACGCCGAGGGCAACGTCATGCACCTCTTCGAACGTGACTGTTCCCTCCAGCGCCGTCACCAGAAGGTCATCGAGATCGCGCCGGCGCCGGACCTGGATGACAGCATCCGGCAGGCGCTCTACCGCGATGCCGTGGCGTTCGCCAAGGCGCTCGGATACGTCAACGCCGGCACCGTGGAGTTCCTGGTGGACACCGCGGGCGAGCGGGCCGGGCAGCACGTCTTCATCGAGATGAACCCCCGTATCCAGGTGGAGCACACGGTGACCGAGGAGGTCACGGACGTGGACCTCGTGCAGGCCCAGATGCGCATCGCCGCGGGCGCCACCCTCGCGGACCTCGGCCTCTCGCAGGAGACCGTCAGCCTCAAGGGCGCGGCGCTCCAGTGCCGCATCACCACCGAGGACCCCGCCAATGGCTTCCGGCCCGACGTCGGGAAGATCACCGGCTACCGCTCCGCCGGTGGCGCCGGTGTCCGGCTCGACGGCGGCACCGTCTACTCCGGCGCCGAGATCAGCCCGCACTTCGACTCGATGCTGGTCAAGCTCACGTGCCGCGGCCGCGACTACCCGGCCGCGGTGGCCCGCGCCCGGCGTGCCCTCGCCGAGTTCCGCATCCGCGGCGTCTCCACCAACATCCCGTTCCTGCAGGCCGTGCTGGACGATCCGGACTTCGTGGCCGGCAAGGTCGCCACGTCCTTCATCGAGGAGCGGCCCGAACTGCTCAAGGCCCGCACCTCGGCCGACCGCGGCACCAAGCTGCTGACCTGGCTGGCCGAGACCACGGTCAACAAGCCCCACGGCGAGCCGCGCGTGAGCACAGGTCCCGAGGTCAAGCTCCCGGAGATCCCCGAGGGGGAGGCGCCGGCAGGTTCGCGGCAGCGGCTGCTGGAACTGGGCCCGGAAGGCTTCGCGAAGGCGCTCCGCGAGCAGTCCGCCGTCGCTGTCACCGACACGACGTTCCGCGATGCTCACCAGTCCCTGCTCGCCACCCGTGTGCGCACCAGGGACCTCGTGGCGGCCGGTCCGGCCGTGTCCCGCCTGCTGCCCGGCCTCTTCTCGGTGGAGGCCTGGGGCGGTGCGACGTACGACGTCGCGCTCCGCTTCCTGGGAGAGGACCCCTGGCAGCGCCTCGCCGCGCTCCGGGAGGCCATCCCGAACGTCTGTCTGCAGATGCTCCTGCGCGGCCGCAACACCGTGGGCTACACGCCGTACCCGGAGGAGGTGACCCGGGCCTTCGTCCAGGAGGCCGCGGCCACCGGCATCGACATCTTCCGCATCTTCGACGCCCTCAACGACGTCGACCAGATGGAACCCGCCATCCGCGCGGTCCGCGAGACCGGCACCGCCGTGGCGGAGGTGGCCCTCTGCTACACCGGCGACCTCCTGAACCCGGATGAGGATCTCTACACCCTCGACTACTACCTGGAGCTCGCCCAGCGGATCGTGGACGCCGGGGCGCACATCCTGGCCATCAAGGACATGGCCGGTCTGCTGCGTCCTGCCGCGGCCGCGGTCCTGGTCAAGGCGCTCCGCGAGCGGTTCGACCTTCCCGTGCACCTGCACACGCACGACACGGCGGGCGGTCAGCTCGCCACGCTCCTCTCCGCGGTCGACGCCGGCGTGGACGCCGTGGACGTCGCCTCGGCGGCCCTGGCCGGCACCACGAGCCAGCCGGCCATGTCCGCGCTGGTCGCCGCTCTGGCGCACACCCCGCGGGAGACGGCGCTCGAGCTGTCCTCCGTGGACGCCCTGGAGCCGTACTGGGAGGCCGTCCGCAGGGTCTACGCACCCTTCGAGTCGGGGCTCGCCGCACCCACCGGCCGTGTCTACCAGCACGAGATCCCGGGCGGCCAGCTCTCCAACCTCCGTCAGCAGGCCATGGCCCTCGGTCTCGGCGAGCGGTTCGAGGCCATCGAGGACATGTACACGGCCGCGGACCGGATCCTCGGCCGCCTCGTGAAGGTCACCCCGTCCTCCAAGGTGGTGGGCGATCTGGCCCTGCACCTCGTGGGTCTCGGCGCGGACCCGGAGGAGTTCCGGGAGAACCCGCAGAACTTCGACATCCCGGATTCGGTGATCGGCTTCCTCAATGGTGAACTCGGCAACCCGCCCGGAGGCTGGCCCGAGCCGTTCCGCAGCAAGGCGCTGCAGGGCCGTGCCGTGAAGCCCCGGGACGTGGAGCTGAACGCGGAGGACTCGGAGGCGCTGCAGGGCGACTCGGAGACCCGCCGCGCCACCTTGAACCGGCTGCTCTTCGCGGGCCCGACCAAGGATTACCTGCGGAGCCAGGAGAGCTACGGCAACCTCTCGGTCCTGGCCACCCGTGACTACCTGTACGGGCTGCAGCGCGGCGAGGAGCACGTGATCGAGCTCGAACGCGGTGTCCGTCTCATCGCGAGCCTGGAGGCCATCTCCGAGCCCGATGAGAAGGGCATGCGGACGGTGCT